In Thermoplasmata archaeon, the following are encoded in one genomic region:
- a CDS encoding metalloregulator ArsR/SmtB family transcription factor translates to MVKRKMASLDLDAVFAALAHPIRRAILEQLSGGDATVGELAEPHKVSLPAISKHLRVLEDAGLIKVSPEGRVRRCRLDAAPLSAAFGWLTRYRVLWEDRFDRLAKHLEKNR, encoded by the coding sequence ATGGTTAAGCGAAAGATGGCCTCTCTGGATTTGGACGCCGTGTTCGCGGCGTTGGCCCACCCCATCCGGCGCGCAATCCTAGAGCAGCTCTCCGGGGGGGACGCCACCGTAGGCGAGCTCGCGGAGCCCCACAAGGTCAGCCTCCCCGCCATCTCGAAGCACCTCCGGGTGCTCGAGGATGCGGGGCTGATCAAGGTGTCGCCCGAGGGCCGCGTCCGGCGCTGCCGGCTCGACGCCGCACCCCTGAGCGCGGCCTTTGGCTGGCTCACCCGCTACCGCGTCCTGTGGGAGGACCGCTTCGACCGCTTGGCCAAGCACCTGGAGAAGAATCGATGA
- a CDS encoding SRPBCC domain-containing protein gives MTKKSTPKKKAVPKDLKVERIFDASPKTLWSYWTNPAKFAKWFNPAPGLDLVIQEYDVRVGGRVRFDMPQPDGNRNPQDGVFHVVKPYRELASGAPDKSFLITVKFAVAGKRTRMTVTVTGVPPEYREGAVKGWNAGFEKLAGLLGRGLRPQAFTIERTFKAPVERMWALWTTKEGVESWWGPEGFTTTVRRLDLRPGGTFDYKMQATAPEQIEALKELGMPTTSEAHNVFTEVTPPTRLALRTRIDFIPDVAPYEITTQVDFLPVRGGTKVVFTSSKMHSAQWEELARQGQLSQLDKLARVLGSEAGAAKARHPTEVSLPSEREVLVTRVFDAPRERVFQAHLDPRAMEDWWGPREYATTVDRWEPRPGGPWRIVQRTPDGTEHGFHGEFLEILPPNRLSWTFEYEGTPGHVITETLTFEEARGGKTKLTVRAVYRNQEDRDGMLASGMEWGMRESYERLDTLLGRGG, from the coding sequence ATGACGAAGAAGAGTACACCCAAGAAGAAGGCAGTGCCGAAGGACTTGAAGGTCGAACGCATCTTCGACGCGTCCCCGAAGACGCTGTGGTCCTACTGGACCAACCCGGCGAAGTTCGCGAAATGGTTCAACCCGGCGCCCGGGCTGGACCTCGTGATCCAGGAGTACGATGTCCGGGTAGGCGGGCGGGTGCGGTTCGACATGCCGCAGCCCGACGGGAACCGGAATCCCCAGGACGGGGTATTCCACGTCGTGAAGCCCTACCGGGAGCTCGCCTCGGGCGCGCCGGACAAATCCTTCCTGATCACGGTCAAGTTCGCCGTGGCCGGGAAGCGGACACGGATGACCGTCACGGTGACCGGAGTCCCGCCGGAGTACCGCGAGGGCGCCGTGAAGGGCTGGAACGCCGGGTTCGAGAAGCTGGCCGGACTCCTCGGTCGCGGGTTGCGGCCTCAAGCCTTCACGATCGAGCGCACGTTCAAGGCGCCCGTCGAGAGGATGTGGGCCCTGTGGACCACCAAGGAGGGCGTCGAGTCGTGGTGGGGGCCCGAGGGGTTCACCACGACGGTCCGCAGACTGGACCTACGGCCGGGCGGGACCTTCGATTACAAGATGCAAGCCACCGCGCCGGAGCAGATCGAGGCGCTGAAGGAGCTGGGCATGCCGACCACGAGCGAAGCCCACAACGTGTTCACGGAGGTGACGCCGCCCACGCGGCTGGCATTGAGGACCCGCATCGACTTCATCCCCGACGTCGCTCCCTACGAAATCACGACGCAAGTCGATTTCCTTCCGGTGCGGGGTGGCACGAAGGTCGTCTTCACCTCCTCGAAGATGCACAGCGCGCAGTGGGAGGAACTGGCGCGGCAAGGGCAGTTGAGCCAGCTCGACAAGCTGGCCAGGGTACTCGGCAGCGAGGCCGGGGCGGCCAAAGCGCGGCACCCGACCGAGGTGTCGTTGCCCTCGGAGCGGGAGGTCCTCGTCACCCGCGTGTTCGACGCGCCGCGGGAACGCGTGTTCCAAGCCCATCTGGATCCAAGGGCCATGGAGGACTGGTGGGGACCCCGTGAGTACGCGACCACCGTGGACCGATGGGAACCGCGGCCGGGCGGGCCTTGGCGCATCGTGCAGCGCACACCCGACGGAACGGAGCACGGGTTCCATGGCGAGTTCCTGGAGATCCTGCCGCCGAACCGGTTAAGCTGGACCTTCGAGTACGAGGGCACCCCGGGCCACGTGATCACGGAAACCTTGACCTTCGAGGAGGCCCGCGGCGGCAAGACGAAGCTGACGGTTCGGGCCGTCTACCGCAACCAGGAGGACCGCGACGGCATGCTCGCCTCCGGCATGGAGTGGGGCATGCGCGAAAGCTACGAGCGCCTGGACACCCTGCTCGGCAGAGGAGGCTAG